In a single window of the Natator depressus isolate rNatDep1 chromosome 24, rNatDep2.hap1, whole genome shotgun sequence genome:
- the LOC141977273 gene encoding putative G-protein coupled receptor 33 yields the protein MGQGNTTLPPTTGANSSQTPAVSPTHLAATVLLFTTFLVGVVGNGLYLWVLGLKMRRTVTTLWFLHLVSCYLLFTLLIPFFAVYVLLGFHWVFGMALCKFLNTCISLVMFTSVFLLTLISLDRYTLTHHPIWCRNHRTMPRAQKLVVGMWLASFALSTPYLAFRETHMVDGGKIICINNYVLSGDWNGAKLQDLGRRVHMAIFMIRFLLGFLLPLCTIAGCYGRVGLKMKEKKLVWAGKPFKVMVAAVVSFFLGWLPYHLFHGLKLYKKAVPESVTGALIVIYTLSSCFNACFTPILYLFVGEKFWQVFRTSLLTLVKAAFVDDLGSSAPENSGRQGSEVENTKQEMV from the coding sequence ATGGGCCAAGGCAACACGACTCTCCCACCAACCACTGGGGCGAATTCCAGCCAGaccccagctgtgagccccacTCACCTGGCTGCGACCGTGTTGCTCTTCACCACCTTCCTGGTGGGTGTGGTGGGGAACGGGCTGTACCTGTGGgtgctggggctgaagatgagGAGGACAGTGACCACGCTCTGGTTCCTCCACCTGGTCTCCTGCTACCTTCTCTTCACCCTGCTGATCCCCTTCTTCGCCGTCTATGTCCTCCTGGGTTTTCATTGGGTCTTTGGCATGGCCTTGTGCAAGTTCCTCAACACCTGCATCTCTCTGGTCATGTTCACCTCTGTCTTCCTTCTCACCCTCATCAGCCTGGACCGCTACACCCTCACTCACCACCCCATCTGGTGTCGGAATCACCGCACCATGCCCCGGGCTCAGAAGCTGGTGGTGGGCATGTGGCTGGCCTCCTTCGCTCTCAGTACTCCCTACCTGGCTTTCCGGGAGACGCACATGGTGGACGGGGGAAAAATCATCTGCATCAACAATTACGTGCTCTCCGGAGACTGGAACGGAGCCAAGCTGCAGGACCTGGGAAGACGGGTCCACATGGCCATCTTCATGATCCGGTTCCTGCTAGGCTTTCTGCTCCCCCTTTGCACCATTGCAGGCTGCTATGGCAGGGTGGGGCTGAAGATGAAGGAGAAGAAGTTGGTGTGGGCTGGGAAGCCCTTCAAAGTCATGGTGGCCGCGGTGGTTTCCTTCTTTCTTGGGTGGCTTCCCTACCACCTCTTCCATGGCTTGAAGCTCTACAAGAAGGCGGTGCCAGAGTCAGTGACGGGTGCTCTCATAGTCATTTACACCTTGTCATCCTGCTTCAATGCCTGCTTTACCCCCATCCTCTACCTCTTCGTGGGGGAGAAGTTCTGGCAGGTCTTCAGGACGTCTCTTCTCACTCTGGTCAAAGCAGCTTTTGTTGATGATCTTGGCAGCAGTGCCCCTGAGAATAGTGGAAGACAAGGATCTGAAGTTGAGAACACAAAACAGGAGATGGTCTGA